One genomic window of Streptomyces sp. NBC_01498 includes the following:
- a CDS encoding cystathionine gamma-lyase has translation MASETGTTPDPAHGVGEGTRAVRAGLPEPVKYEPTLPGPVFAAHFHLPGEPTGPYTYGRDTNPTWTHLERAIGELEAPGRAVETVTFASGMAAISAVLFSQLRTGDAVVMPDDGYQALPLLREQLTAYGIEVRTAPTARDAQLDVLAGARLLWIETPSNPGLDVCDIRRLVRAAHDQGTLVAVDNTLATPLGQRPLELGADFSVASDTKGMTGHGDILLGHVTCEDPELAAGVRRWRKIAGAIPGPMEAWLAHRSLATLQLRIDRQCSSALLLARALRGRPDVTGLRHPGLPDDPSHALASTQMRRYGCVVSFVLPGLDHAERFLDGLRLVDDATSFGGLRSTAERRGRWGGDDVPEGFIRFSVGAEDPDDLIADVLRALDGAAR, from the coding sequence GTGGCGAGCGAGACCGGCACCACGCCGGACCCCGCGCACGGGGTGGGAGAGGGCACCCGCGCCGTACGGGCCGGGCTGCCCGAGCCGGTGAAGTACGAACCGACCCTGCCGGGTCCGGTGTTCGCCGCCCACTTCCATCTGCCGGGCGAGCCGACCGGCCCGTACACCTACGGCCGCGACACCAACCCCACCTGGACCCATCTCGAACGTGCCATCGGCGAGCTGGAGGCCCCCGGCCGGGCCGTCGAGACGGTCACCTTCGCCTCCGGGATGGCCGCGATCTCCGCGGTGCTCTTCTCCCAGCTGCGCACCGGCGACGCGGTCGTGATGCCGGACGACGGGTATCAGGCGCTGCCACTGCTGCGTGAGCAGCTCACCGCGTACGGGATCGAGGTACGCACCGCGCCCACCGCCCGTGACGCGCAGCTCGACGTGCTGGCCGGCGCCCGGCTGCTGTGGATCGAGACCCCGTCCAACCCCGGACTCGACGTCTGCGACATCCGCCGGCTGGTGCGGGCCGCGCACGACCAGGGCACCCTGGTCGCCGTCGACAACACGCTCGCCACCCCGCTCGGCCAGCGCCCCCTGGAACTGGGCGCGGACTTCTCGGTCGCCAGCGACACCAAGGGCATGACCGGGCACGGCGACATCCTGCTGGGCCATGTGACCTGCGAGGATCCCGAACTGGCCGCGGGCGTACGGCGCTGGCGCAAGATCGCCGGGGCCATCCCCGGACCGATGGAAGCCTGGCTCGCCCACCGTTCGCTGGCCACGCTCCAGCTACGGATCGACCGGCAGTGTTCGAGTGCCCTGCTCCTCGCGCGGGCGCTGCGCGGGCGCCCCGACGTGACCGGTCTGCGCCACCCCGGGCTGCCCGACGACCCCTCGCACGCCCTCGCGTCCACGCAGATGCGGCGTTACGGGTGTGTGGTGTCGTTCGTCCTGCCCGGCCTGGACCACGCCGAGCGCTTCCTGGACGGGCTGCGGCTGGTGGACGACGCGACGAGCTTCGGCGGACTGCGGTCGACGGCGGAACGGCGGGGACGGTGGGGCGGGGACGACGTACCGGAGGGCTTCATCCGGTTCTCCGTGGGCGCCGAGGACCCCGACGACCTCATCGCCGACGTGCTGCGCGCCCTGGACGGCGCCGCGCGCTGA
- a CDS encoding LysR family transcriptional regulator: MDLTLLRTFLTVHRAGSFTRAAALLGLSQPAVTGQIRTLERQLGRPLFLRQARGVTPTTIGDELAHRAAPHLDALIEITETGLDEESGVRTLHLAGPPEFTSVRALPALTPLISQGLALRASFFTNPEETLDGLAAGHHDLGITTARPRGGLLTATPLCDEEHVLVASPRWAARLGHDVLREGHVVLEQLPVVEVHESLPLVSRYWASVFDSRPAAAGAVIAPDLRAVLESAAAGAGLAVLPRYLCAPALERGEIVALYDPPVPPLRTYFLVVRTGTLALPHIARAHEWLLRASVDW, encoded by the coding sequence GTGGACCTGACCCTGCTGCGCACCTTCCTCACCGTCCACCGCGCCGGCTCGTTCACCCGCGCCGCCGCCCTGCTCGGGCTCTCCCAGCCCGCGGTCACCGGCCAGATACGCACCCTGGAGCGCCAGTTGGGCCGCCCGCTCTTTCTGCGCCAGGCCCGGGGCGTCACCCCCACCACCATCGGCGACGAACTCGCCCACCGGGCCGCGCCGCACCTCGACGCACTGATCGAGATCACCGAGACCGGGCTCGACGAGGAGTCGGGGGTGCGGACGCTCCATCTCGCGGGACCACCGGAGTTCACCTCCGTACGCGCCCTGCCCGCGCTCACCCCGCTGATCAGCCAGGGCCTCGCGCTCCGCGCCTCCTTCTTCACCAACCCCGAGGAGACCCTGGACGGCCTCGCCGCCGGGCACCACGACCTCGGCATCACCACCGCACGGCCACGCGGCGGACTGCTCACCGCGACCCCGCTCTGCGACGAGGAGCACGTCCTGGTCGCCTCGCCGCGCTGGGCGGCCCGGCTGGGCCACGACGTGCTGCGCGAGGGCCATGTCGTCCTGGAACAGCTGCCGGTGGTGGAGGTCCACGAGTCGCTGCCGCTGGTCTCCCGCTACTGGGCGTCGGTCTTCGACTCGCGGCCGGCCGCGGCGGGCGCGGTCATCGCGCCCGACCTGCGCGCCGTGCTGGAGAGCGCCGCGGCGGGCGCCGGACTGGCCGTACTGCCCCGCTATCTGTGCGCGCCCGCGCTGGAACGCGGCGAGATCGTCGCGCTCTACGACCCGCCGGTGCCCCCGCTGCGCACCTACTTCCTCGTCGTACGCACCGGCACGCTCGCTCTGCCGCACATCGCGCGGGCGCACGAATGGCTGCTGCGCGCTTCGGTCGACTGGTGA
- a CDS encoding NUDIX hydrolase — MTERPVVKRTARAILLDGDHLVLIKRTKPGVDPYWVTPGGGVEPDDATVVAALHREVDEELGAKITDVVPCFVDTVEHIANAGVTGVKVQHFFVCRLESMDPDLRHGPEMDEPCGEYEIVRVPFSRVGIAAVHLVPLSLRHYLDGNIEGVRAMHAPDLG, encoded by the coding sequence ATGACCGAACGGCCCGTGGTCAAGCGCACCGCACGCGCCATCCTGCTCGACGGCGACCATCTCGTCCTCATCAAGCGCACCAAGCCGGGTGTGGATCCGTACTGGGTGACGCCCGGCGGCGGGGTCGAGCCGGACGACGCCACCGTGGTCGCCGCGCTCCACCGCGAGGTGGACGAGGAACTCGGCGCCAAGATCACCGACGTCGTGCCCTGCTTCGTGGACACCGTCGAACACATCGCGAACGCCGGAGTCACCGGGGTGAAGGTGCAGCACTTCTTCGTCTGCCGCCTCGAATCGATGGACCCGGACCTGCGGCACGGGCCGGAGATGGACGAGCCGTGCGGGGAGTACGAGATCGTACGGGTCCCGTTCAGCCGGGTCGGGATCGCCGCCGTCCATCTCGTACCGCTGTCGCTGAGGCACTATCTGGACGGCAACATCGAGGGCGTACGGGCGATGCACGCTCCCGACCTGGGCTGA
- a CDS encoding DUF2269 domain-containing protein translates to MKPLKRPVRRALLVVHVAVSVSWLGLTLGLLTLGITAYDTGDSTLTEASYRAMRVFAEWLLAPVALITLGSGLVLSLGTPWGLARHRWVWVKFWLTLATAAATIFSLRPEIEHAADNGGVPDISLVVAPSVATSAYLFMTVVSVLKPWGLTRRGRRLRTRARNIPA, encoded by the coding sequence GTGAAACCACTGAAGCGACCCGTCCGCCGGGCCCTCCTTGTCGTCCATGTCGCCGTCTCCGTGAGCTGGCTGGGCCTCACCCTCGGCCTGCTCACCCTTGGTATCACCGCGTACGACACCGGCGACTCCACCCTCACCGAAGCCTCCTACCGTGCGATGAGGGTCTTCGCGGAGTGGCTGCTGGCGCCCGTCGCCCTGATCACCCTCGGCAGCGGTCTGGTGCTGTCCCTGGGGACTCCCTGGGGCCTTGCCCGGCACCGCTGGGTCTGGGTGAAGTTCTGGCTCACGCTCGCCACCGCCGCCGCGACGATCTTCTCGCTGCGGCCGGAGATCGAGCACGCGGCGGACAACGGCGGCGTGCCCGACATCAGCCTGGTCGTCGCGCCGTCGGTGGCGACCTCGGCGTATCTCTTCATGACCGTCGTCTCGGTGCTGAAGCCCTGGGGACTGACCCGGCGGGGGCGCCGGCTGCGGACGCGCGCGCGAAACATCCCGGCGTGA
- a CDS encoding GNAT family N-acetyltransferase yields the protein MDDLHIRPADAGDLPEIVALLADDPLGAARESPDDLALYRRAFDRIADDPNQYQAVAERNGRVVGTLQLTIIAGISRRGATRSVIEGVRVHADERGSGLGTRLIQWAIDESARQGCQLVQLTSDATRTDALRFYERLGFVASHVGFKLSLETGS from the coding sequence ATGGACGATCTGCACATACGACCGGCCGACGCCGGTGACCTGCCGGAGATCGTGGCGCTGCTCGCCGACGACCCGCTGGGCGCGGCACGCGAGTCGCCGGACGACCTGGCCCTGTACCGCCGGGCCTTCGATCGGATCGCCGATGACCCGAACCAGTACCAGGCCGTCGCCGAGCGGAACGGCCGGGTCGTCGGGACGCTGCAACTGACGATCATCGCGGGTATCTCCCGCCGGGGCGCCACCCGGTCGGTCATCGAGGGCGTACGCGTGCACGCCGACGAGCGCGGCTCCGGCCTCGGCACCCGGCTGATCCAGTGGGCCATCGACGAATCCGCCCGCCAGGGCTGCCAGTTGGTGCAGCTGACGTCCGACGCGACGCGTACGGACGCCCTGCGCTTCTACGAGCGGCTCGGCTTCGTCGCGTCGCACGTCGGCTTCAAACTGAGCCTGGAGACCGGCAGCTAG
- a CDS encoding serine hydrolase domain-containing protein — MTSPFEELLPGTRRALLHRVATAQAEGRAPSLVGAVGRDGHTVWSGARSCVDGHEPDADTQYRIGSITKCFTAVLVLRLRDEGLLDLADPLEKHLPGTGVGEVTVAQLLSHGAGLAAETPAPWWERTPGTTRPGLADVLGERPLLHPAGRLHHYSNPGYTLLGSLVEAVRGASWEEVLRREILEPLSMRRTTVEPVAPAAGGWAVHPWADAILPEPSEDLGLMAPAGQLWSTADDLCRFGAFLAEGDDRVLSAASVREARTPATPPEGGEWDGGYGLGLQLVRHGGRTLVGHTGSLPGFVAALWVSVEDGLVAVSLANATSGPAVGAVAAELLGIVADAEPRIPEPWRPLPEVDQELLSLTGPWYWGAAPFVLRVTADRGLDFRPMRAAGRRSRFVAQPDGTWKGLDGYYAGETLRVVRRPDGGVSHLDLGSFVYTREPYEPGDAVPGGVDEQGWRGL, encoded by the coding sequence ATGACCTCACCCTTCGAAGAACTTCTCCCCGGTACGCGGCGGGCCTTGCTGCACCGCGTCGCCACCGCGCAGGCCGAGGGCCGCGCCCCCTCGCTCGTCGGCGCGGTCGGGCGCGACGGGCACACCGTCTGGTCGGGCGCGCGCAGTTGTGTGGACGGGCACGAGCCGGACGCGGACACCCAGTACCGGATCGGCTCGATCACCAAGTGCTTCACCGCCGTTCTGGTGCTGCGGCTGCGCGACGAGGGGCTGCTCGATCTGGCGGACCCGCTGGAGAAGCATCTTCCCGGCACGGGCGTCGGCGAGGTCACCGTTGCCCAACTCCTCAGCCATGGGGCCGGTCTGGCCGCCGAGACGCCCGCGCCCTGGTGGGAGCGGACGCCGGGAACGACCCGCCCCGGTCTGGCCGATGTGCTCGGCGAGCGGCCCCTGCTGCATCCCGCCGGCCGACTGCACCACTACTCCAACCCCGGCTACACGCTGCTCGGTTCGCTGGTCGAGGCCGTACGGGGCGCCTCCTGGGAGGAGGTGCTGCGGCGGGAGATCCTGGAGCCGCTGTCGATGCGGCGTACGACCGTCGAGCCCGTCGCCCCGGCGGCCGGCGGCTGGGCCGTGCACCCGTGGGCGGACGCGATCCTGCCCGAGCCCAGCGAGGATCTGGGCCTGATGGCCCCGGCGGGCCAGCTCTGGTCGACCGCCGACGATCTGTGCCGCTTCGGCGCGTTCCTCGCCGAGGGCGACGACCGGGTGCTGAGCGCCGCGTCCGTACGGGAGGCCCGCACACCCGCCACGCCGCCCGAGGGCGGGGAGTGGGACGGCGGTTACGGGCTCGGCCTCCAGCTCGTCCGTCACGGCGGACGCACACTCGTCGGGCACACGGGCTCCCTGCCGGGCTTCGTCGCCGCGCTCTGGGTGAGTGTCGAGGACGGACTGGTCGCGGTGTCGCTGGCCAACGCCACCTCGGGGCCGGCGGTCGGTGCCGTCGCCGCCGAGCTCCTCGGCATCGTGGCGGACGCCGAGCCCCGGATCCCCGAGCCCTGGCGGCCTCTGCCCGAGGTCGATCAGGAACTGCTGTCGCTGACCGGACCCTGGTACTGGGGCGCGGCCCCGTTCGTCCTGCGGGTGACGGCGGACCGCGGCCTGGACTTCAGGCCGATGCGGGCGGCGGGCCGCCGCTCCCGGTTCGTGGCGCAGCCGGACGGCACCTGGAAGGGGCTCGACGGCTACTACGCGGGGGAGACGCTGAGGGTCGTCCGACGCCCGGACGGCGGGGTGAGCCATCTCGATCTCGGCTCCTTCGTCTACACCCGTGAGCCGTACGAACCGGGGGACGCGGTGCCGGGCGGGGTGGATGAGCAGGGCTGGCGCGGTCTGTGA
- a CDS encoding TIGR04222 domain-containing membrane protein, which produces MRKTIRRRVSAAERPLDAYEVAYLAGGPQRVCDTALFALRDRGAVTVAGPRVRPAEEGDGLVEHPVEEAVLAACPWGRSLAGVAASVRGGPEVAEIRRTLVALGLLTLARRRPTRAGVRRLEEAKRAGTFPAYVIDGPPAHPDRRLRRVVAATSVPSGLGRSLIRLANSTDPDRDRDTHHDQDTGSGSGGFDSGGGGGGGSD; this is translated from the coding sequence GTGCGGAAAACGATCCGGCGGCGTGTCTCGGCGGCCGAACGACCGCTGGACGCGTACGAGGTGGCCTATCTGGCCGGCGGACCTCAACGCGTGTGCGACACGGCGCTCTTCGCCCTGCGCGACCGGGGGGCCGTCACCGTCGCCGGCCCCCGGGTCCGCCCGGCCGAGGAGGGCGACGGGCTCGTGGAACACCCGGTGGAAGAGGCGGTCCTCGCCGCCTGCCCCTGGGGGAGAAGCCTGGCGGGCGTCGCCGCCTCCGTGCGCGGTGGACCGGAGGTCGCGGAGATCCGGCGCACCCTGGTGGCGCTCGGCCTGCTCACCCTCGCACGGCGCCGCCCGACCCGGGCGGGCGTGCGACGCCTGGAGGAGGCGAAGCGTGCGGGCACCTTCCCCGCGTACGTGATCGACGGCCCTCCCGCCCACCCCGACCGACGACTGCGCCGCGTCGTCGCGGCCACCTCGGTCCCCTCCGGGCTGGGACGGTCGCTGATCCGCCTGGCCAACTCCACCGACCCGGACCGTGACCGCGACACCCACCACGACCAGGACACGGGCTCGGGCTCGGGCGGCTTCGACTCGGGAGGCGGGGGAGGCGGGGGCTCCGACTAG
- a CDS encoding GNAT family N-acetyltransferase encodes MVRLRVLTTDDWPLWRDVRLAALTEAPHSFKSRLGDWHHGGEDRWRARLAVPGSHNLVALLRGRTVGMACGLPVDGDTRELRSVWVSPEARGRGVGDLLVTTVEEWARRTGATTLRLTVLPGNEPAVTLYRRHGFDFSGELGDLLPEDGVRERLMTRSLR; translated from the coding sequence ATGGTGCGCCTGCGCGTTCTCACGACCGACGACTGGCCGTTGTGGCGGGACGTGCGTCTCGCCGCCCTGACCGAGGCTCCGCACTCCTTCAAGTCCCGCCTCGGGGACTGGCACCACGGCGGGGAGGACCGGTGGCGGGCGCGGCTGGCCGTGCCGGGATCGCACAACCTCGTCGCGCTTCTTCGCGGGCGGACGGTGGGAATGGCCTGCGGGCTGCCGGTGGACGGCGACACCCGCGAGCTGAGATCGGTCTGGGTCAGCCCCGAGGCCCGGGGCCGCGGCGTCGGAGACCTCCTGGTCACAACGGTGGAGGAATGGGCCCGACGAACGGGCGCCACCACGCTGCGCTTGACGGTGCTCCCGGGCAACGAGCCCGCCGTGACGCTGTATCGACGCCACGGTTTCGACTTCTCCGGAGAGCTCGGAGACCTTCTGCCCGAGGACGGGGTCAGAGAACGACTGATGACGAGGAGCCTTCGCTGA